The genomic segment ttataacaaaggATGCAACTACAGTCGGTTACAATGAGATACAACTAAATAACAAAACAGATTATTACTAACTATCTTAAGTAATCTGTTGCTTAACAATAAAACTAACAGTTATGGTTTTACAATTACAGTACAAGGGGATACCAATCATAGGGACATAGCACAGGAAAAAGCCAATGAAATTCATTTCTTAGATAACACAACTTCCATTAATATCcataccatttttttttattcaatacAGACCACACAAAAGAGTAGTGTTTTTTCTCTACTTGCTTTGCAGTACACTTTTGGTCTCAATTGCCATCTACTCTCCACCACTATTTTTAAAACCAACACTCCCATCTTCACCACTTGACTGATCACTTCTCATCGCCTACCTACCTATATCgctttgaaaaaagaaaaaacagtTATCCATGGCCACCGTGACCACCGCAGCCGTCGCCATCCCATCATTCACCGGCCTGAAGGCAGCCAAGGCAAAAACCATCACCTCCGCTAAGTCCTCTTCTCCCGCCGCTCCTCTAGTACTCCCGAGGCTCAGCGCGAAGGCGTCAATGAGGGACTTTGGCGTGGCAGTGGCAGCCACCGCAGCTAGCGCCATGTTGGCGAGCAACGCCATGGCTGTGGAGGTGTTGCTCGGCGGCGGGGACGGGTCGTTGGTGTTCGAACCGAGCAAATTCACGGTGAGCGCAGGGGAGAAGATTGTGTTCAAGAACAATGCTGGGTTCCCACACAACGTGATCTTCGACGAAGACGAAGTCCCCAGCGGCGTCGACGTCTCCAAGATATCTATGAACGAGGAGGACCTTCTTAACAGTGCTGGAGAGACATACGTAGTCACCTTGACCGAGAAAGGTGACTACTCTTTCTACTGCGCGCCTCACCAGGGAGCTGGCATGGTTGGCAAAGTCACAGTCAATTAACTTTGTTTTTCTCTTTTGCAAAATAtcacattaatttcaaattttttcaTAGGCGCACACTGTACTACCTACTGTCTACTAGCTAGAGCTCTCTCTtgatataaatacatatatatatatgtatatatataatagcaACTACTTGTAATCATTTGAAATTGTGTGAAGTGGTTTTATTGTAACTATTGTTGTTGTTTGAAGTTGTAGAATTATTGTATAGTATGTCCTAATTTTCTAAATTA from the Humulus lupulus chromosome X, drHumLupu1.1, whole genome shotgun sequence genome contains:
- the LOC133803238 gene encoding plastocyanin-like, which gives rise to MATVTTAAVAIPSFTGLKAAKAKTITSAKSSSPAAPLVLPRLSAKASMRDFGVAVAATAASAMLASNAMAVEVLLGGGDGSLVFEPSKFTVSAGEKIVFKNNAGFPHNVIFDEDEVPSGVDVSKISMNEEDLLNSAGETYVVTLTEKGDYSFYCAPHQGAGMVGKVTVN